From a region of the Catharus ustulatus isolate bCatUst1 chromosome 11, bCatUst1.pri.v2, whole genome shotgun sequence genome:
- the LOC117001315 gene encoding hydrocephalus-inducing protein homolog isoform X4: MASGFQGRGAEPRTRLLAREAEKPLTLTPSAFQKEMSLTTKQRLARAKKLRLPPIVQRLPPIVQRLPPIGQPQDKHESSHHEVSAAGPKQSILLPCPPEVVFQNYTPGEVYEVPVVLRNRDKVPHLVKVTLESSLYFQLVGPNDAFRKVPPGLFTTVRIVFTPGQNKDYFHRLLCITEMEEFIVPIRAIGTRALLDFPDQLDFSQCPVKYSTEKTLLVRNTGNREAHYQLSTQSPFSVIPAMGTLGVGDSMQVTVEFLPLRTGDFSASLVVHYDTGEDTHTSLLGRAVDLHIKLDRNTVTLEETYITLSNRATVLIHNLSDITACFQWKAVGTQGEEDQLKLRQYHRLCQQKKDELSDFLKECEVDITGQERFALLTRSLQSERAKVREDAMLFCNDIFSLEPKEGEIRPHCSAEISVFFKPQEARVYKQAVYCDISGRENRLPLHLTGEGLGPQLRFSFEELHVVGVLVRATHRYEATLFNKGPIKAPFSLLPPTTAMGSCFTFLPQEGIVAPGSLQAIQIFFCPTMLGEFQEEFRFHVTGSPKPVTLTIRGCVKGPTFHFNVPALHFGDVSFGFPHTLECRLFNTSLAHMAVNLRIAGDGSGELSVDSFTQMQRDSNQSWRKEARGPLEPREFAIKPSTTVIRALGWQDLKITLCSNTVREYKLELVVDVVGVGNRWLALPLTARCVVPALRVLNPVMSLGYCLLKFPREEKLTLVNDSDFPGCYRLLSQEHKEEATAWFSSSMPSGIIEAHSSVEIPITLEAQQLRECNATAEIAVFGRQGSPLEIHLECYGYGPFLKVHPKEINFGTIQALKDKSKILHLENVTEVPAHFRIEMARKRSCWRTEPSEGVILPNSEVLVTVTANLNDMKKFKDKVKVFLENTLIRVHIIPVQAVGIGTTIVIDKPLDSGLDFKSHFSFTPCCYQFKVTNKGRRIHWLYWSTESFSTSGQSTRRPARRGTKSKDASRSRRPGSPVFKIRPLEVNLRPGQTVDMVLEGCSRTAQEVKEKLLCYGAVGKERGRKEMMQVDITCNFICPAVQISSRAITFRVEKKPSDVLTLQYQPLSLKNICSLPFTIVLDLEQPFQICNVDKQPLPADSKPMMLGVGEELHLCIQFNPAYEKGLNSRVAERVLRMSFMEHPHKEKITVRGEVYFPNLHLEFEAVDFGCIINHTEQELHMEMTNCSPIPAQYHWSFLIDRQVNTIRFKPSPPEVQCKSSKKKGEFQRRHSKTESVEEPTKTTKPIQNSSQQPADAEDSLEAEVFDVHPLWGELQPGESQEVTFTFFGHPNIVARVTALCHVEGGPTYEVVVTGEASPLATNWMWKKWTEHCRYNRLLLSQLFVLESQPAGSCPPQSQALSPSQLLCWLWGFEYNP, from the exons ATGGCCTCTGGATTCCAGGGCAGAGGAGCGGAACCTCGCACTCGACTGCTGgccagagaggcagagaaacCTCTTACT CTGAccccctctgccttccagaaGGAGATGTCTCTCACCACCAAGCAGAGGCTGGCCAGAGCTAAGAAGTTGCGTCTGCCTCCAATTGTCCAGCGTCTGCCTCCAATTGTCCAGCGTCTGCCTCCAATTGGCCAGCCTCAAGACAAGCATGAGAGCTCCCATCACGAG GTCTCAGCAGCTGGCCCAAAGCAGAGCATACTTCTGCCTTGCCCACCAGAGGTGGTGTTTCAGAATTACACCCCTGGGGAGGTCTATGAAGTACCAGTGGTTCTGAGGAACAGGGACAAG GTTCCTCATCTGGTGAAGGTCACCTTGGAGAGCTCACTTTATTTCCAGCTGGTGGGCCCCAATGATGCTTTCCGCAAGGTGCCACCGGGCCTCTTTACGACTGTCCGCATCGTCTTCACCCCTGGGCAGAACAAG gattaTTTCCACCGGCTCCTCTGCATCACTGAAATGGAAGAGTTCATTGTGCCAATTCGGGCCATTGGTACCCGAGCCCTCCTGGATTTCCCTGACCAGCTGGACTTCTCGCAGTGCCCCGTCAAGTACAGCACCGAGAAGACACTGCTGGTTCGCAATACTGGTAACCGGGAAGCTCATTACCAGCTGAGCACCCAGAG CCCTTTCTCTGTCATTCCGGCCATGGGAACTCTGGGCGTGGGCGACAGCATGCAGGTGACAGTGGAATTTCTGCCACTGAGGACTGGTGACTTCTCCGCGTCCCTTGTCGTGCACTACGACACAG GTGAAGACACCCACACAAGCCTTCTTGGAAGAGCTGTGGATTTGCACATCAAGCTGGACAGGAATACTGTGACACTTGAGGAGACGTACATCACACTGTCAAACCGCGCAACCGTGCTCATCCACAACCTGAGTGATATCACAGCGTGCTTCCAGTGGAAGGCTGTCGGTactcagggagaggaggatCAGCTGAAACTCAG gcagtATCACAGGCTGTGTCAGCAGAAAAAGGACGAGTTGTCTGATTTTCTGAAGGAGTGTGAAGTGGACATCACTGGCCAAGAACGCTTTGCTCTTCTCACCCGCAGCCTCCAGAGTGAGAGGGCAAAGGTGAGAGAAGATGCCATGCTGTTCTGCAATGACATTTTCTCCCTTGAGCCAAAG GAGGGTGAGATCAGGCCGCATTGCTCGGCTGAAATCAGCGTGTTCTTTAAGCCCCAGGAGGCCCGGGTCTATAAGCAAGCAGTTTACTGCGACATCTCAG GTCGTGAGAACAGGCTGCCACTGCACCTCACAGGGGAAGGCCTCGGGCCCCAGCTCCGCTTCAGCTTTGAGGAACTGCATGTCGTCGGGGTTTTGGTCAGAGCAACCCACAGATATGAG gccaCCCTGTTCAACAAGGGGCCTATTAAGGCTCCCTTCAGCCTCCTCCCTCCAACcacagccatgggctcctgctTCACCTTCCTGCCTCAGGAGGGCATCGTGGCACCGGGCAGTCTCCAGGCCATCCAGATCTTCTTCTGTCCCACCATGCTGGGGGAGTTCCAGGAAGAATTCCGGTTCCATGTGACTGGATCCCCTAAACCCGTGACCTTGACTATCAG GGGCTGCGTCAAGGGACCGACTTTCCATTTTAATGTGCCCGCCCTCCACTTTGGCGACGTCTCCTTTG GTTTTCCTCACACCTTGGAGTGTCGCCTGTTTAACACCTCCCTGGCACACATGGCTGTCAACCTCCGCATTGCTGGGGATGGCTCAGGAGAGCTCAGCGTTGACAGCTTTACTCAGATGCAGAGAGACAGTAACCAGTCTTGGAGGAAGGAAGCTCGAGGTCCTCTGGAGCCAAGGGAATTTGCCATAAAACCCAGCACAACTGTCATCCGTGCCCTGGGATGGCAGGACCTCAAG ATCACCCTGTGTTCCAACACGGTGAGAGAGTACAAGCTGGAGCTGGTGGTGGACGTGGTTGGTGTTGGCAATAGGTGGTTGGCActgcccctcacagccag ATGCGTCGTTCCTGCACTGCGAGTGCTCAACCCTGTCATGAGTTTAGGATACTGCTTGCTAAAGTTTCCCCGCGAGGAGAAGCTGACCCTTGTGAATGACAGCGACTTTCCTGGCTGCTACCGTCTTCTCTCTCAG GAACACAAGGAGGAGGCCACTGCATGGTTCTCCAGCTCTATGCCATCTGGGATTATCGAGGCTCACAGCTCGGTGGAGATCCCAATTACACTTGAGGCCCAGCAGCTGAGAGAGTGCAACGCCACTGCTGAGATCGCTGTGTTTGGGAGACAAGGATCCCCACTG GAAATCCATTTAGAGTGCTATGGCTATGGACCGTTTCTCAAAGTCCATCCGAAGGAGATAAACTTTGGCACTATCCAAGCCTTGAAAGACAAGTCCAAAATTCTCCACCTTGAGAATGTGACTGAAGTTCCTGCACACTTCCGGATAGAGATG GCTAGGAAACGCTCATGCTGGAGGACTGAACCCAGTGAAGGAGTGATCCTCCCTAATTCTGAGGTGTTGGTGACTGTCACAGCAAACCTGAATGACATGAAGAAATTCAAGGACAAGGTGAAGGTGTTCCTTGAGAACACATTGATCCGAGTGCACATCATCCCTGTCCAGGCTGTGGGCATTGGCACCACAATTGTCATCGACAAACCTCTGGATTCAGGGCTCGACTTCAAGTCCCACTTTAG CTTCACTCCCTGCTGTTACCAGTTCAAAGTGACGAACAAAGGACGCCGCATCCATTGGCTGTACTGGAGCACAGAAAGTTTCAGCACCTCTGGGCAGAGCACTCGTCGCCCTGCCCGCCGTGGCACCAAGAGTAAGGATGCTTCCCGGAGCCGCAGACCTGGCAGCCCAGTGTTTAAGATCCGGCCGCTGGAGGTGAACCTGAGGCCGGGCCAGACTGTGGACAtggtactggaaggctgctccAGAACTGCCCAG GAGGTgaaggagaagctgctgtgtTATGGTGCCgtgggaaaagagagaggaaggaaagagatgaTGCAAGTGGATATCACCTGCAACTTCATTTGCCCTGCTGTGCAAATATCTTCCAGAGCAATCACCTTCCGTGTAGAAAAG AAACCCAGTGATGTTCTGACGCTGCAGTACCAGcctttgtctttaaaaaacatCTGCTCACTGCCATTCACCATTGTGCTGGATTTGGAGCAGCCATTCCAAATCTGCAATGTGGACAAgcagcccctccctgcagaTTCCAAG CCCATGATGCTGGGTGTAGGCGAGGAACTTCATCTCTGCATTCAGTTTAACCCAGCTTATGAGAAGGGTTTGAACAGCCGGGTGGCAGAGAGGGTGCTCAGGATGAGCTTCATGGAGCATCCTCATAAGGAGAAGATCACTGTTCGGGGAGAAGTCTACTTCCCAAATCTCCATCTTGAGTTCGAGGCCGTGGACTTTGGCTGCATCATAAATCACACGGAACAAGAACTGCATATGGAGATGACCAACTGCAGCCCAATTCCTGCTCAGTACCACTGGTCATTCCTGATAGACCGCCAGGTGAACACCATAAG GTTCAAGCCTTCACCACCTGAAGTCCAATGCAAGTCATCAAAGAAGAAGGGAGAGTTTCAAAGGAGACACTCCAAGACTGAAAGTGTGGAGGAGCCcaccaaaaccaccaaaccaaTACAGAACTcttcccagcagccagcagatgCAGAGGACTCCCTGGAAGCAGAG
- the LOC117001315 gene encoding hydrocephalus-inducing protein homolog isoform X2, giving the protein MVSKEQLGMSLLSAVQERLISPGQRWKSHCFPSVAWADALTQSLYFTGDQSRMFLPAAEPLPALSCLFLQVSAAGPKQSILLPCPPEVVFQNYTPGEVYEVPVVLRNRDKVPHLVKVTLESSLYFQLVGPNDAFRKVPPGLFTTVRIVFTPGQNKDYFHRLLCITEMEEFIVPIRAIGTRALLDFPDQLDFSQCPVKYSTEKTLLVRNTGNREAHYQLSTQSPFSVIPAMGTLGVGDSMQVTVEFLPLRTGDFSASLVVHYDTGEDTHTSLLGRAVDLHIKLDRNTVTLEETYITLSNRATVLIHNLSDITACFQWKAVGTQGEEDQLKLRQYHRLCQQKKDELSDFLKECEVDITGQERFALLTRSLQSERAKVREDAMLFCNDIFSLEPKEGEIRPHCSAEISVFFKPQEARVYKQAVYCDISGRENRLPLHLTGEGLGPQLRFSFEELHVVGVLVRATHRYEATLFNKGPIKAPFSLLPPTTAMGSCFTFLPQEGIVAPGSLQAIQIFFCPTMLGEFQEEFRFHVTGSPKPVTLTIRGCVKGPTFHFNVPALHFGDVSFGFPHTLECRLFNTSLAHMAVNLRIAGDGSGELSVDSFTQMQRDSNQSWRKEARGPLEPREFAIKPSTTVIRALGWQDLKITLCSNTVREYKLELVVDVVGVGNRWLALPLTARCVVPALRVLNPVMSLGYCLLKFPREEKLTLVNDSDFPGCYRLLSQEHKEEATAWFSSSMPSGIIEAHSSVEIPITLEAQQLRECNATAEIAVFGRQGSPLEIHLECYGYGPFLKVHPKEINFGTIQALKDKSKILHLENVTEVPAHFRIEMARKRSCWRTEPSEGVILPNSEVLVTVTANLNDMKKFKDKVKVFLENTLIRVHIIPVQAVGIGTTIVIDKPLDSGLDFKSHFSFTPCCYQFKVTNKGRRIHWLYWSTESFSTSGQSTRRPARRGTKSKDASRSRRPGSPVFKIRPLEVNLRPGQTVDMVLEGCSRTAQEVKEKLLCYGAVGKERGRKEMMQVDITCNFICPAVQISSRAITFRVEKKPSDVLTLQYQPLSLKNICSLPFTIVLDLEQPFQICNVDKQPLPADSKPMMLGVGEELHLCIQFNPAYEKGLNSRVAERVLRMSFMEHPHKEKITVRGEVYFPNLHLEFEAVDFGCIINHTEQELHMEMTNCSPIPAQYHWSFLIDRQVNTIRFKPSPPEVQCKSSKKKGEFQRRHSKTESVEEPTKTTKPIQNSSQQPADAEDSLEAEALSSTAVKPRRPVRKRGLGRVPKVKQPNPRMQEVFDVHPLWGELQPGESQEVTFTFFGHPNIVARVTALCHVEGGPTYEVVVTGEASPLATNWMWKKWTEHCRYNRLLLSQLFVLESQPAGSCPPQSQALSPSQLLCWLWGFEYNP; this is encoded by the exons ATGGTGTCAAAAGAGCAGCTTGGCATGAGCCTGCTCAGTGCGGTCCAGGAGCGTTTgatcagcccagggcagaggtggaAGAGCCACTGTTTCCCCAGTGTGGCCTGGGCAGATGCACTCACCCAGAGTCTGTACTTCACTGGGGATCAGAGCAGAATGTTCCTGCCAGCAGCCgaacctctccctgctctctcttGCCTCTTCTTGCAGGTCTCAGCAGCTGGCCCAAAGCAGAGCATACTTCTGCCTTGCCCACCAGAGGTGGTGTTTCAGAATTACACCCCTGGGGAGGTCTATGAAGTACCAGTGGTTCTGAGGAACAGGGACAAG GTTCCTCATCTGGTGAAGGTCACCTTGGAGAGCTCACTTTATTTCCAGCTGGTGGGCCCCAATGATGCTTTCCGCAAGGTGCCACCGGGCCTCTTTACGACTGTCCGCATCGTCTTCACCCCTGGGCAGAACAAG gattaTTTCCACCGGCTCCTCTGCATCACTGAAATGGAAGAGTTCATTGTGCCAATTCGGGCCATTGGTACCCGAGCCCTCCTGGATTTCCCTGACCAGCTGGACTTCTCGCAGTGCCCCGTCAAGTACAGCACCGAGAAGACACTGCTGGTTCGCAATACTGGTAACCGGGAAGCTCATTACCAGCTGAGCACCCAGAG CCCTTTCTCTGTCATTCCGGCCATGGGAACTCTGGGCGTGGGCGACAGCATGCAGGTGACAGTGGAATTTCTGCCACTGAGGACTGGTGACTTCTCCGCGTCCCTTGTCGTGCACTACGACACAG GTGAAGACACCCACACAAGCCTTCTTGGAAGAGCTGTGGATTTGCACATCAAGCTGGACAGGAATACTGTGACACTTGAGGAGACGTACATCACACTGTCAAACCGCGCAACCGTGCTCATCCACAACCTGAGTGATATCACAGCGTGCTTCCAGTGGAAGGCTGTCGGTactcagggagaggaggatCAGCTGAAACTCAG gcagtATCACAGGCTGTGTCAGCAGAAAAAGGACGAGTTGTCTGATTTTCTGAAGGAGTGTGAAGTGGACATCACTGGCCAAGAACGCTTTGCTCTTCTCACCCGCAGCCTCCAGAGTGAGAGGGCAAAGGTGAGAGAAGATGCCATGCTGTTCTGCAATGACATTTTCTCCCTTGAGCCAAAG GAGGGTGAGATCAGGCCGCATTGCTCGGCTGAAATCAGCGTGTTCTTTAAGCCCCAGGAGGCCCGGGTCTATAAGCAAGCAGTTTACTGCGACATCTCAG GTCGTGAGAACAGGCTGCCACTGCACCTCACAGGGGAAGGCCTCGGGCCCCAGCTCCGCTTCAGCTTTGAGGAACTGCATGTCGTCGGGGTTTTGGTCAGAGCAACCCACAGATATGAG gccaCCCTGTTCAACAAGGGGCCTATTAAGGCTCCCTTCAGCCTCCTCCCTCCAACcacagccatgggctcctgctTCACCTTCCTGCCTCAGGAGGGCATCGTGGCACCGGGCAGTCTCCAGGCCATCCAGATCTTCTTCTGTCCCACCATGCTGGGGGAGTTCCAGGAAGAATTCCGGTTCCATGTGACTGGATCCCCTAAACCCGTGACCTTGACTATCAG GGGCTGCGTCAAGGGACCGACTTTCCATTTTAATGTGCCCGCCCTCCACTTTGGCGACGTCTCCTTTG GTTTTCCTCACACCTTGGAGTGTCGCCTGTTTAACACCTCCCTGGCACACATGGCTGTCAACCTCCGCATTGCTGGGGATGGCTCAGGAGAGCTCAGCGTTGACAGCTTTACTCAGATGCAGAGAGACAGTAACCAGTCTTGGAGGAAGGAAGCTCGAGGTCCTCTGGAGCCAAGGGAATTTGCCATAAAACCCAGCACAACTGTCATCCGTGCCCTGGGATGGCAGGACCTCAAG ATCACCCTGTGTTCCAACACGGTGAGAGAGTACAAGCTGGAGCTGGTGGTGGACGTGGTTGGTGTTGGCAATAGGTGGTTGGCActgcccctcacagccag ATGCGTCGTTCCTGCACTGCGAGTGCTCAACCCTGTCATGAGTTTAGGATACTGCTTGCTAAAGTTTCCCCGCGAGGAGAAGCTGACCCTTGTGAATGACAGCGACTTTCCTGGCTGCTACCGTCTTCTCTCTCAG GAACACAAGGAGGAGGCCACTGCATGGTTCTCCAGCTCTATGCCATCTGGGATTATCGAGGCTCACAGCTCGGTGGAGATCCCAATTACACTTGAGGCCCAGCAGCTGAGAGAGTGCAACGCCACTGCTGAGATCGCTGTGTTTGGGAGACAAGGATCCCCACTG GAAATCCATTTAGAGTGCTATGGCTATGGACCGTTTCTCAAAGTCCATCCGAAGGAGATAAACTTTGGCACTATCCAAGCCTTGAAAGACAAGTCCAAAATTCTCCACCTTGAGAATGTGACTGAAGTTCCTGCACACTTCCGGATAGAGATG GCTAGGAAACGCTCATGCTGGAGGACTGAACCCAGTGAAGGAGTGATCCTCCCTAATTCTGAGGTGTTGGTGACTGTCACAGCAAACCTGAATGACATGAAGAAATTCAAGGACAAGGTGAAGGTGTTCCTTGAGAACACATTGATCCGAGTGCACATCATCCCTGTCCAGGCTGTGGGCATTGGCACCACAATTGTCATCGACAAACCTCTGGATTCAGGGCTCGACTTCAAGTCCCACTTTAG CTTCACTCCCTGCTGTTACCAGTTCAAAGTGACGAACAAAGGACGCCGCATCCATTGGCTGTACTGGAGCACAGAAAGTTTCAGCACCTCTGGGCAGAGCACTCGTCGCCCTGCCCGCCGTGGCACCAAGAGTAAGGATGCTTCCCGGAGCCGCAGACCTGGCAGCCCAGTGTTTAAGATCCGGCCGCTGGAGGTGAACCTGAGGCCGGGCCAGACTGTGGACAtggtactggaaggctgctccAGAACTGCCCAG GAGGTgaaggagaagctgctgtgtTATGGTGCCgtgggaaaagagagaggaaggaaagagatgaTGCAAGTGGATATCACCTGCAACTTCATTTGCCCTGCTGTGCAAATATCTTCCAGAGCAATCACCTTCCGTGTAGAAAAG AAACCCAGTGATGTTCTGACGCTGCAGTACCAGcctttgtctttaaaaaacatCTGCTCACTGCCATTCACCATTGTGCTGGATTTGGAGCAGCCATTCCAAATCTGCAATGTGGACAAgcagcccctccctgcagaTTCCAAG CCCATGATGCTGGGTGTAGGCGAGGAACTTCATCTCTGCATTCAGTTTAACCCAGCTTATGAGAAGGGTTTGAACAGCCGGGTGGCAGAGAGGGTGCTCAGGATGAGCTTCATGGAGCATCCTCATAAGGAGAAGATCACTGTTCGGGGAGAAGTCTACTTCCCAAATCTCCATCTTGAGTTCGAGGCCGTGGACTTTGGCTGCATCATAAATCACACGGAACAAGAACTGCATATGGAGATGACCAACTGCAGCCCAATTCCTGCTCAGTACCACTGGTCATTCCTGATAGACCGCCAGGTGAACACCATAAG GTTCAAGCCTTCACCACCTGAAGTCCAATGCAAGTCATCAAAGAAGAAGGGAGAGTTTCAAAGGAGACACTCCAAGACTGAAAGTGTGGAGGAGCCcaccaaaaccaccaaaccaaTACAGAACTcttcccagcagccagcagatgCAGAGGACTCCCTGGAAGCAGAG GCACTGTCATCCACTGCTGTGAAGCCTCGGAGGCCGGTGAGGAAGAGGGGATTGGGCCGAGTCCCAAAGGTGAAGCAGCCCAACCCTCGCATGCAG